A part of Ziziphus jujuba cultivar Dongzao chromosome 8, ASM3175591v1 genomic DNA contains:
- the LOC107412808 gene encoding uncharacterized protein LOC107412808, with amino-acid sequence MMDPELYKAAIDGTLSETILRAAADSNQLVTGGGKNTILHVAAKSGNLQINTEEEGDDDHRHGHPLLCFLYHQNAEWNTPLHVAAKSGHVEMVRLLIVEARKMDAQHKRKLVTMKNFEGDTALHEAVRHNRFEIVKLLIHEDSNLASVLNGHGESPLFMAVDRSFYEIALLILDATAPNNCSFDGRNGMNILHAAVIRAPIPEFVQ; translated from the exons ATGATGGATCCTGAGTTATACAAAGCTGCAATTGATGGAACCTTATCTGAAACAATATTGCGGGCTGCTGCTGATTCAAATCAGCTGGTGACAGGAGGGGGAAAAAACACCATTCTTCATGTAGCTGCAAAATCTGGTAATTTGCAAATTAACACAGAAGAAGAAGGTGATGATGATCATCGTCACGGTCATCCTCTGTTGTGTTTCCTTTACCATCAAAACGCCGAATGGAACACTCCGCTTCATGTTGCAGCAAAATCAGGGCATGTTGAAATGGTTAGGCTTCTGATTGTTGAGGCAAGAAAGATGGATGCTCAACATAAGAGAAAGCTAGTGACTATGAAGAATTTTGAGGGAGATACAGCCCTCCATGAAGCTGTTCGACATAATCGATTCGAGATTGTCAAGTTGCTTATTCATGAAGATTCAAATTTGGCTTCTGTTTTGAATGGCCATGGAGAATCTCCTCTTTTCATGGCTGTTGATAGAAGCTTTTATGAAATTGCCCTTCTCATCTTGGATGCTACTGCTCCCAATAATTGCTCTTTTGATGGAAGGAACGGCATGAATATCTTGCATGCAGCTGTAATTCGAGCTCCAATTCCTG AATTTGTACAATAG
- the LOC107412835 gene encoding uncharacterized protein LOC107412835: protein MDGELYNAAIGGLSDHNLFGNVHNIRSRSQDNTILHIADKFGKLRQLEEDAYLLRFLYEQNSEGNTPLHVAAKLGHLEIVRILVEMSKKTDVEQNKRLLTMENNEKDTALHEAVRHNHLRVVELLIEEDPNLASLVNGEGDSYFFMAVDGCFHQVALHVLDNAPNCSYQGRNGMNVLHVLVKLQASTLEQADDFGWTPLHYAAHFGDEVLVQRFSNKGSKSLPFSRNKEGMSALHIAAKKGHDAVLRVLMESCPEVCELDKNGRTALHIAVESREEIAVKFFLEQAMAFKDLINLKDNKGNKSLHVASAVGDFHILRILTNDSRIDKEATNKNKKTFVDMILSNKELQDTEIVSFLAHLQNI, encoded by the exons ATGGATGGTGAATTGTATAATGCTGCAATTGGTGGACTAAGCGACCACAATCTGTTTGGTAATGTGCATAACATTAGATCGCGTAGCCAAGACAACACTATTCTTCATATAGCAGACAAATTTGGGAAGCTAAGGCAACTTGAAGAAGATGCTTATCTGCTGCGTTTTCTTTACGAGCAAAACAGTGAAGGAAACACTCCACTTCACGTTGCAGCAAAGTTAGGGCATCTGGAAATTGTAAGAATCCTAGTGGAAATGTCAAAAAAGACAGATGTTGAGCAAAATAAGAGGCTATTGACCATGGAGAATAATGAGAAAGATACAGCTCTCCATGAAGCTGTTCGCCATAATCACTTGAGGGTTGTCGAGTTACTAATTGAAGAAGATCCCAATTTGGCGTCCCTAGTAAACGGCGAAGGAGACTCTTATTTTTTCATGGCGGTGGATGGATGCTTTCACCAAGTTGCCCTGCATGTCCTAGACAATGCTCCAAACTGCTCTTATCAAGGAAGGAACGGCATGAACGTCTTGCAC GTTCTGGTAAAACTTCAGGCTTCGACATTAGAACAAGCTGATGATTTTGGATGGACTCCTCTTCACTATGCCGCACATTTTGGCGACGAGGTGCTTGTTCAACGATTTTCGAACAAAGGTAGTAAGAGCCTTCCTTTCTCTAGGAACAAAGAAGGTATGTCTGCCCTTCACATTGCAGCAAAGAAAGGACATGATGCTGTCCTTAGAGTGCTGATGGAAAGTTGTCCAGAAGTTTGTGAGTTGGATAAAAACGGTAGGACAGCTCTTCATATTGCGGTGGAAAGTAGAGAGGAAATTGCGGTGAAATTTTTCCTAGAACAGGCCATGGCATTTAAGGATCTTATAAACCTGAAAGataataaaggaaataaatcTTTGCATGTAGCCTCTGCTGTGGGAGATTTCCATATTTTAAGAATTCTTACAAATGACTCAAGAATTGACAAAGAAGCtacaaacaagaacaaaaagacATTTGTTGACATGATCCTATCAAACAAGGAGCTACAGGATACTGAAATTGTAAGTTTTCTGGCACACCTtcaaaatatatga